Proteins found in one Enterococcus sp. 9D6_DIV0238 genomic segment:
- a CDS encoding cation:proton antiporter, with protein MEFVYLIIVFAFAITFSNVFNRIFPIIPLPIVQIIVGVLIGITEIGHEIVFEPEIFLVMIIAPLLFREGERNDISSTLKNFSVILFLAFFGVLITLISVGWALHIILPALPIAACFALGAALGPTDAVAVGSLSGKIQIPEKAMHILEGEGLINDASGVTAFQFALAALLTGSFSAADAGIMLIVSSIGGAVVGAILVMIKRQIVMILEKASARDVTGYLLLELLLPFLAYMVAELFNVSGIIAAVVAGVMQAATFKKVSLFEAELSSVSETTWGTITFTLNALVFLFLGIELSQVFSPIWNSETYSNSFLMLVILLLSVTLFVARFLSIVLIYSVKKGIKNLWQSMNEMLILTFGGVKGTVSLATIFILPITINGQTFEERSLLLFITACVILVTLVGGILVLPFLTDSEEVEEINPQGITLLQEVIEKLKVINKEDPHVEMNVVIENYQDRLKELYTSQLPSDQKQEVQELRALIVSIERDGLEESFRQKEIGVDGYRLYARLISRMERSIARQLLSIIGFWLLFVRQIVAFFVHPNFLFARKNEEDRRELQSEELENVRQVFLQNTEVILKSLDNLKGVYDDEIIRFFIDSRLQLAQRLEDGTFIDSFIVHSQSNYVKELLIGYQEERKVIDEYELCDKISSIEANEFRKNVNLLESYSINDVSNTIPFRKLAKKLEKEAE; from the coding sequence ATGGAGTTTGTCTATTTAATTATTGTATTTGCTTTTGCTATTACTTTTTCTAATGTCTTTAACCGTATCTTTCCGATCATTCCGTTGCCGATCGTACAGATCATCGTGGGTGTACTGATCGGAATCACTGAGATCGGGCATGAAATCGTATTTGAACCAGAAATATTTTTAGTAATGATCATTGCACCTTTGTTATTTCGAGAAGGTGAGAGAAATGATATTTCATCCACACTGAAAAATTTTAGTGTGATCTTGTTTTTAGCATTCTTCGGTGTGCTGATCACACTGATCAGTGTTGGCTGGGCCTTACATATAATTCTCCCAGCGTTGCCGATTGCAGCGTGTTTTGCTTTGGGAGCAGCTTTAGGACCTACGGATGCCGTGGCAGTTGGTTCATTATCAGGGAAAATTCAAATCCCGGAAAAAGCGATGCACATTCTTGAAGGTGAAGGACTGATCAATGACGCGTCCGGCGTTACTGCCTTTCAATTTGCATTGGCTGCGTTGCTTACAGGCTCTTTTTCTGCAGCAGATGCGGGAATCATGTTGATTGTTTCCAGTATTGGCGGTGCTGTCGTTGGAGCAATTTTAGTGATGATCAAAAGACAAATAGTTATGATATTAGAAAAAGCATCAGCAAGAGATGTAACTGGGTATTTATTATTAGAATTATTACTGCCATTTTTAGCTTATATGGTGGCAGAATTGTTTAATGTTTCAGGAATTATTGCTGCGGTAGTCGCTGGGGTCATGCAAGCTGCGACTTTCAAAAAAGTATCGTTATTTGAAGCAGAACTTTCTAGTGTGTCTGAGACTACCTGGGGCACGATCACATTTACATTGAATGCGTTAGTCTTTTTATTTCTTGGGATCGAGTTATCTCAAGTATTTTCACCGATTTGGAATAGCGAGACCTATTCAAACAGCTTTTTGATGCTGGTCATTTTACTTTTGAGTGTAACGTTATTTGTTGCGCGCTTCCTTTCGATCGTCTTGATTTATAGTGTAAAAAAAGGAATCAAAAATCTTTGGCAATCTATGAATGAAATGTTGATTTTAACGTTTGGCGGTGTAAAAGGAACGGTCAGTCTAGCCACTATTTTTATTTTACCGATCACGATCAATGGGCAAACGTTTGAAGAACGTTCCTTACTATTATTCATAACGGCCTGTGTCATTTTAGTTACACTAGTTGGGGGTATCTTAGTATTACCTTTTCTGACAGATTCAGAAGAAGTAGAGGAGATAAATCCTCAAGGAATCACCTTGTTGCAAGAAGTGATTGAAAAACTGAAAGTTATCAACAAAGAAGATCCGCATGTAGAAATGAATGTGGTCATTGAGAATTACCAAGACCGCTTAAAAGAACTGTATACCAGTCAACTACCTTCTGATCAGAAACAAGAAGTTCAGGAACTGCGGGCCTTGATCGTTTCTATTGAGCGTGATGGTTTGGAAGAAAGCTTTCGTCAAAAAGAAATTGGCGTTGACGGCTATCGCCTTTATGCCCGTCTGATTTCTAGAATGGAACGATCCATTGCGCGACAGCTTCTTTCAATTATTGGTTTTTGGCTGTTGTTCGTCCGGCAAATCGTTGCTTTTTTCGTTCATCCAAATTTTCTTTTTGCACGTAAAAATGAAGAAGACAGACGAGAGCTGCAATCAGAAGAATTAGAAAATGTCCGACAAGTTTTCTTACAAAATACGGAAGTTATTTTAAAGAGTTTGGATAATTTAAAAGGTGTCTATGACGATGAAATCATCCGTTTCTTCATTGATAGCCGCCTACAATTAGCACAGCGTTTAGAAGATGGAACATTTATCGATTCCTTTATTGTTCATTCTCAATCAAATTATGTCAAAGAGCTATTGATTGGTTATCAAGAAGAACGAAAAGTGATCGATGAATATGAATTATGTGATAAGATATCTTCAATAGAAGCAAACGAGTTTAGAAAAAATGTTAATTTACTAGAATCGTATTCGATCAATGATGTTTCTAATACGATCCCATTTAGAAAGTTAGCGAAAAAATTAGAAAAAGAAGCTGAGTGA
- a CDS encoding ABC-F family ATP-binding cassette domain-containing protein produces MKELKVTELTKTYGEKTLFDHISFHIHEKNRIGLIGTNGTGKTTLLNILAGKDSGDGDVQAIQQPNDYQIGYLSQDQLFDPELTVVDAIFQGETPIIQAVKRYELALIALAKDGSSEAAQRQYAQAEELMNKEDAWTADTDAKIILQKLGIETLHKKIGELSGGQKKRVSLAQVLIESPDLLILDEPTNHLDYEAISWLESFLNGYRGSILMVTHDRYFLDRVTNRIFELSFGQLYEYKGNYEAYILAKAERERIEVDQEEKRKQLYKQELEWMRAGVQARGTKQQARQDRFHDLKENLHQVNQKGQLEIDIAGQRLGKKVLEIKDGNYSIEQKVILRQFDLLVQAKDRVGITGKNGAGKSTLLNILAGRLPLDSGLYSIGETVRLAYYTQQNEAMDPNQRMIAYLQEAAEQVQRNDGSSIGVAELLEQFLFPRFMHGTIIGKLSGGEKRRLYLLKLLIGQPNVLLLDEPTNDLDIDTLTILEDYIRTFKGAVIAVSHDRYFLDKTMEKLLVFEGEGQISTYFGSMSDYLTQNKESAKKTVKSEPKQVQVTEKKEKVKLTYMEQKEWATIETEISELENRSAQLGEEMNHQGDDFTKLQQLQAELTSVEQQLEEKLERWEYLSEFAEN; encoded by the coding sequence ATGAAAGAATTAAAAGTGACAGAACTAACCAAAACATATGGGGAAAAAACATTATTTGATCATATATCCTTCCATATCCACGAAAAAAATCGTATTGGTTTAATTGGGACGAACGGAACTGGTAAAACTACTTTGTTAAATATATTAGCTGGTAAAGATAGTGGAGATGGTGATGTTCAAGCAATTCAGCAACCAAATGATTATCAAATCGGCTACCTTTCTCAAGATCAGCTCTTTGATCCAGAATTGACAGTCGTGGATGCTATTTTCCAAGGAGAAACTCCGATTATTCAAGCGGTCAAGCGTTACGAGCTGGCACTTATTGCTTTAGCAAAAGACGGCAGTAGTGAAGCTGCTCAAAGACAATATGCTCAGGCCGAAGAATTGATGAACAAAGAAGATGCTTGGACAGCAGATACAGATGCTAAAATCATTTTACAAAAATTGGGAATCGAAACACTTCATAAAAAAATTGGAGAATTATCCGGCGGTCAAAAAAAGCGTGTTAGTTTAGCACAGGTATTGATCGAGTCACCAGATCTACTGATTTTGGATGAGCCGACCAATCACCTGGATTACGAAGCAATCAGCTGGCTTGAAAGCTTTTTGAATGGTTATCGCGGATCCATCTTGATGGTGACACATGATCGTTATTTTCTCGATCGAGTAACCAATCGGATTTTTGAGCTGTCATTTGGACAATTATATGAATATAAAGGAAATTACGAAGCATATATTTTAGCTAAGGCTGAACGTGAGCGGATCGAAGTCGATCAAGAAGAAAAACGAAAACAACTGTATAAACAAGAGCTTGAGTGGATGCGCGCAGGAGTTCAGGCTCGCGGAACCAAACAACAAGCTAGACAAGATCGGTTTCATGATCTTAAGGAAAACTTGCATCAGGTCAATCAAAAAGGGCAATTAGAGATCGATATCGCTGGACAGCGGCTTGGGAAAAAAGTACTTGAAATAAAAGACGGAAATTATTCAATTGAACAGAAGGTTATTTTAAGGCAGTTTGACCTTCTAGTACAGGCAAAAGACCGCGTTGGGATCACAGGAAAAAATGGCGCAGGAAAATCAACTTTGTTAAATATCTTAGCTGGACGTCTACCTTTAGATAGTGGTCTCTATTCGATCGGTGAAACAGTGAGATTAGCATACTACACCCAACAAAATGAAGCCATGGACCCAAATCAGCGGATGATTGCGTATCTTCAAGAAGCTGCTGAACAGGTACAAAGAAATGACGGTAGCAGCATTGGAGTCGCTGAACTGCTTGAACAATTTCTTTTCCCGCGTTTTATGCATGGCACCATCATAGGTAAGCTCTCCGGTGGAGAAAAGAGACGTTTGTATTTATTGAAGCTACTGATAGGACAGCCAAATGTTTTGCTGCTTGATGAACCGACAAATGATTTAGATATCGACACATTGACAATTTTAGAAGATTATATTCGTACATTCAAAGGTGCAGTTATTGCCGTATCACATGACCGCTATTTTCTTGATAAAACAATGGAAAAACTACTTGTCTTTGAAGGAGAAGGGCAGATAAGTACGTATTTTGGTTCGATGAGTGATTACTTGACACAAAATAAGGAATCTGCTAAAAAAACAGTTAAATCTGAGCCGAAACAAGTTCAAGTGACCGAAAAAAAAGAAAAAGTAAAATTGACCTATATGGAACAAAAAGAATGGGCTACAATTGAAACTGAAATCAGTGAACTAGAAAATCGTTCAGCTCAACTTGGAGAAGAGATGAATCACCAAGGAGATGATTTCACAAAGCTTCAGCAGTTGCAGGCAGAATTGACGTCTGTTGAACAACAATTGGAAGAAAAATTGGAACGTTGGGAATATTTGAGTGAATTTGCAGAAAATTAG
- a CDS encoding thymidylate synthase: protein MEEAYLALGRKILEEGHVKEDRTGTGTKSIFGHQMRFDLSQGFPLLTTKRVPFGLIKSELLWFLKGDTNIRYLLEHNNHIWDEWAFERYIKSEDYQGPDMTDFGRRVLVDDAFKISYEAEHKAFCEKIVSDDGFAAKYGELGNIYGAQWRHWETKDGGFIDQLKNVIEMIKTTPDSRRLIVSAWNPEDVPSMALPPCHTMFQFYVNDGKLSCQLYQRSGDVFLGVPFNIASYALLTHLIAHETGLEVGDFVHTLGDAHLYTNHVDQMKQQLSRELRSFPTLKLNQEKESVFDFEMEDIVIEGYDPHPAIKAPIAV, encoded by the coding sequence ATGGAAGAAGCATACTTAGCGCTGGGCCGTAAAATTTTAGAAGAGGGTCATGTAAAAGAAGACCGGACTGGAACTGGAACCAAAAGTATTTTTGGTCATCAAATGCGTTTTGATTTATCCCAAGGGTTTCCATTGCTTACGACAAAACGAGTTCCTTTTGGCTTGATCAAAAGTGAGTTGTTGTGGTTTTTAAAAGGAGACACGAATATCCGTTACTTATTGGAGCACAATAATCATATTTGGGACGAATGGGCTTTTGAGCGATACATCAAAAGTGAAGACTATCAAGGGCCGGATATGACTGATTTTGGTCGTAGAGTTTTAGTGGATGACGCATTCAAAATAAGCTATGAGGCTGAACATAAAGCGTTTTGTGAAAAGATCGTATCAGACGACGGATTTGCAGCTAAGTATGGAGAACTTGGTAATATTTATGGCGCACAGTGGCGGCATTGGGAAACAAAAGATGGTGGATTTATCGATCAATTGAAAAATGTCATTGAGATGATCAAAACAACACCGGATTCTCGTCGATTGATCGTTTCTGCTTGGAATCCAGAAGATGTACCGTCAATGGCTTTACCACCCTGTCATACCATGTTTCAATTTTATGTGAATGATGGTAAATTAAGCTGTCAATTATATCAACGTAGCGGGGATGTTTTTCTAGGAGTACCATTTAATATTGCTAGTTATGCGTTATTGACTCATTTGATTGCTCATGAAACTGGCTTAGAAGTTGGGGATTTCGTTCATACACTAGGTGATGCGCATTTGTATACAAATCATGTTGATCAAATGAAACAGCAGCTTTCGAGAGAGCTTCGTTCATTTCCTACACTTAAATTAAACCAAGAGAAAGAATCTGTTTTTGATTTTGAAATGGAAGATATCGTGATTGAAGGATACGATCCTCATCCAGCAATCAAAGCACCTATCGCCGTCTAA
- a CDS encoding dihydrofolate reductase codes for MLAAIWAQDEQGTIGKNNRLPWHLPNDLKFFKQMTEDNTIVMGRKTFEGMGGRPLPNRQTIVMTRDKDYQASGVIVVHDIDEVLAYAQEFSGITFIAGGSAVYEEFLPYCDVLYRTVINHTFDGDSVFPEVSWEDWTLINLSPGEQDEQNHYPYQFETYQRKVCPEQEN; via the coding sequence ATGTTAGCAGCTATCTGGGCACAAGATGAACAGGGAACGATCGGAAAGAACAATCGATTACCATGGCATCTGCCGAATGATCTAAAATTTTTTAAGCAAATGACGGAGGATAATACAATCGTCATGGGAAGAAAAACTTTTGAAGGGATGGGAGGTCGTCCGCTGCCTAATCGCCAAACGATCGTTATGACTAGGGACAAAGACTATCAGGCTTCTGGTGTTATTGTTGTTCATGATATAGACGAAGTATTGGCCTACGCCCAAGAATTTTCAGGAATTACGTTTATTGCTGGAGGTTCCGCAGTCTACGAAGAATTTTTGCCGTACTGTGACGTTTTATATCGTACAGTGATCAACCATACTTTTGATGGAGATTCAGTATTTCCAGAAGTTTCTTGGGAAGATTGGACATTGATCAATCTTAGCCCAGGTGAGCAGGACGAGCAGAATCACTATCCTTATCAATTTGAAACATATCAAAGGAAAGTCTGCCCAGAGCAGGAAAATTAG